DNA from Tursiops truncatus isolate mTurTru1 chromosome 8, mTurTru1.mat.Y, whole genome shotgun sequence:
TGTGCCGAGTGTGGCAAGGCCTTCCTGCAGCTGTGCCACTTGAAGAAGCATGCATTCGTGCACACGGGCCACAAGCCCTTCCTTTGCACCGAGTGTGGCAAGAGCTACAGCTCAGAGGAGAGCTTCAAAGCCCACATGCTGGGCCACCGTGGGGTGCGGCCATTCCCCTGCCCTCAGTGCACCAAGGCCTACGGCACCCGGCGAGACCTCAGAGAGCACCAGGTTGTACACTCGGGTGCCCGGCCCTTTGCTTGCGACCAGTGTGGCAAGGCCTTCGCCCGCCGGCCCTCCCTGCGGCTGCATCGCAAGACACACCAGGTGCCAGCGACCCCTGCCCCGTGCCCGTGCCCTGTGTGCGGGCGGCCCCTGGCCAACCAGGGCTCCCTGCGGAACCACATGCGGCTCCACACGGGGGAGAAGCCCTTCCTGTGCCCACACTGCGGCCGGGCGTTCCGCCAGCGGGGCAGCCTGCGCGGGCACCTGCGGCTGCACACAGGGGAGCGCCCTTACCGCTGCCCACACTGCGCTGAAGCCTTCCCCCAGCTGCCTGAACTGCGGCGCCACCTCATCTCCCACACTGGGGAGGCCCACCTGTGCCCCGTGTGTGGGAAGGCCCTCCGGGACCCCCACACGCTGCGCGCGCACGAGCGCTTGCACTCAGGTGAGAGGCCCTTCCCGTGCCCCCAGTGCGGCCGTGCTTACACGCTGGCGACCAAGCTGAGGCGCCACCTCAAATCCCACCTGGCCGACAAGCCCTACCGCTGCCCCACCTGTGGCATGGGCTACACTCTCCTCCAAAGCCTCAAGCGGCACCAGCTCAGTCATCAGCCCGAGGCACCCTCCAGCCCACCCTGTGTGCCGCCTGCCTCTTCTGAGCCCACCGTGGTGCTCCTGCAGACCGAGCCAGAACTACTGGACACGTGCAGTGAACGGGGCGGGTCCCCAGCCCCGGACGTCTTCGAGGTCACCCTTTCCGAGAGCCAGGATAAGTGCTTTGTGGTGCCCGAGGAGCCAGGTCCTGCTCCCAGCCTGGTGCTCATCCATAAGGACGTGGGCTTTAGCACCTGGGCAGAAGTGGTAGAGGTGGAGACGGGCACCTGACCACCCTCAGCTTCCCTCAGCAGAGCTCTGTATAAAGACTGGTGTTTCTGAGCTTGGGTGTCTGGATCTTTCTCTTTGGGTTCCCTGATAGAGACTAGTGTATGAGAAGCAGGTCGAGGACTCCCCTTCCTGCTTATGGACGACCACTTTGTTTCCCAAGACTCTTAATAAGGTAAACCACTTCTAGATGTGAGATCTTTTTATCAGCTTCCAGGAGAGCTTGTCCTGCCACCCTCCTTGGGAACTCCTCAAGGTGCTTGTTCTTTAAACGTTGTGGAAGTGACCCTGCCCAGTGAGGTAGCCAGGTCGCAGGCAGCACTGTTACCCTGCTGGCGTGCTTAGTGCTGGAATAGTCACTCCCATCCAGCTCCCTGAAGGACAAGCATTTCTATTTGGAACCAAACGGAATGACTTGTGAAGGTTAAAAGGCCAGAGACACTCCGCTGACAAGTCTCTGAGTCAGGCGTTAGATTATTTGGGCAGCTTTTCTCACCACCGAAGGCCTGTGAGGTTGGTTTTTGTTCTGTGCTGAAGGACACCAGACTCATTGGAGGTGGTTAGGGCGGGTCTGCACCCTTGTTTGTATCTGGCCGAAGGCAGCCCTGTTGAGGGAAAGAGCGAGGAATGAACATGTGTTTCCTGCTTCATCAGCTGCGGGCCTGGCCTGCCCGAGGTGCTGGGGACGCAGCTGTGGACAAGACAGGCAGCGCCCTTTACAGAGCTCAGGTCTATAAGGGGCAAAGAACGACAGTAAGAGTTTAAAGAGGAGCACTCCCCGGTGCTGTGGGTGTGTTTAGTGGGATGGGTTCACTTGTGGGCCTCAGGGAAGGTGTCCCCAAgaaattataatgataataaacaGCATTTGTTGTGGGCCAGTCCTttatgtgagtttatttctgtaatcCTATAGCAATCCTGTGAGATAGTTATGAGGACAGTCAGGAACAAAGAGCTGTAAGTGTCCTGCCCAAGGTGACAGAGCTActaggtggcagagctgagactcaaATCCACGTAGTTTAGCACTGGAATAAGGCTCTTAATCTCCACACTCTAGTGTCCCGCATTTCAGCTGTGACTTGTTGGTTGAGGAGGTGTGGGGGAAGGTGGGGATGTGAGGGGCTGCATGTGAAAAAGCCCCATGGTGTGAGACCCTGGGTGTGAGCCCTGAGACCAGCATGGCTGGAGCAGAGAatgaggggaggggggcagggtcAGGTCACAGAGGCCTTGCTTcaagagtttggactttattctcaGGACATTGCGGGGCTCTttgaagggttttgagcaggggaATGATACGATCAGATCCATGATTGAAGAGACCACTGGAGAGGATTAGTGGGTAAGGTGCAGTTGTGGGGAAATCAATTAGGTGGCTGGGAATGGGTGGTAGTGGAAATGCAGTCATTCACCCAACAAATACTGAGCACTTCCCGCGTGCTGGTTGTTAGGGGTATGGCAGTATTAACAGTCTCCGCTCTCGTGTAGTTACGTTCTGGTGTGGCAAGagccaataaacaaatacatgtcAGATGATGGTAAATGCAGTGAAGAACAGTAATGCAGTGGAGAGGTCGAATGGGGAGTGTGACTTTACAGAGGGCGGTCAGGGAAGGCCTGCAGTAACGCGACAGAGACTTGAACTACGGAGAGGAGTGAGCCAGGCTGATGTCTGCAGAAGGAGCTGGATTCCAGTCAGAGGAAACACTACCAGCAGAGCCCAGCGAGTTCAAGCAAGAGCAAGGAGCAGAGCGGCCAGGGCGGAGCGtggaaggaggtgagggcaggggctgtaGGCTGTGGGGAGGGCTTTGGGTGGACAAGTTCTCTGAGAGGTAGAAGTGACCAAAGTcaaagactgagagagagaggaagatctGACTCCTGCTTTCTGACTTAGCAAGTTAGGTAGCTGGTGGGGGGGCGGGCGCGGGACAGCTATGATTTTGGCTGGGGATGGTTTGAGTCGAGGTGCCCTTGGGAGAGATCTCAAGAAGGCAGTGGGAAATGGGCACaacctgtggggagaggggaggctcCTCAGGAGAGACTAAGTCAGCATCCGATGAAACAGGAGAACCTGCAACGTGTAAGTTGCAGAAGCTGATGGAAGAGCATCTCAACAAGGAAGAAGAGGGTAACGATGTCCTTTGCTGTTGAGAAGGTTGAAATTTGCCAGTCGCTGGTGAGCTGAGTGAGGGCAGTTGGGAGCCAGACTGCATTGCTTTGAGGAGGGGGAGGCAAGAGAGACGGGAACTTACATTCTTGTTCCATCCTCCTGTCCTGCAAATGGTGTTGTGCTGCAtgtttcacagatggggaaacaggttCAGAGCGGATTGGTAACTGCCGAGACCGCACATTCAGtaaacagcagagccaggatcgTGACGTGTCGTGTCCTCTGGCTTCCCAGCACTCAATCTCCGTGTCATAAGCAGCCCCGTGTCTCCTGCTTTGCACTGACTTTAACCCATCCACCCACCCGGTGTGAATAACTTCGTGGCAAAGCGTCATTCTGAAACTGTCCAAGGAGAGGGAGGACAGCAAGGGATGGTGACGACGATCTGTGGAGAGAAAGGCCACACCATCCAAAGCCTGAAAAACAGCTGCTAATACTAGTTTTGAGTCAGCCAACCCCCTGACTCAGCCTGGTGGGTCCTACTCTTTTCCAGCTCCAGCTTCAGGCGGGTCATTCCAAGTCAGGTAACCTCTCAGCTGTGTCTGCCCAGCGTTGTTAGCTAACTTGGGGACATACCCATTGCTTGATACTGAACAGTGCAGGGAAGTGGGGATGCTTTGGGTTGCTGGGGAGGCCTGCCGACACCCCACAACTGTCCTCAGACCAAAACCTGGGATGTTTACCCCGCTTTGTCACATCCCCACACAGATGAGGGACTTTCCTCTCCACTGAGACTGTCCCTGGTGATGCAGAGCAGTGTCAGATCAAAGCCAACAAATTCATAGCCACCTGGTTTGAGCATGTCTGCTCAGCCAGCGCTCATGGCTGAAGTGGGAATGGGCATCGGAGAGCATCGTCCAACTTCCTCAcgttacagatgggaaaatggagGCCGAGAGAGAAGTCACCTTCTAAGGCATGAGACCAGTGAGTAGCAGAACCGGGACAGGGCCCAGGTCTTCTGAAACCCACTTTAGTGCCCTTCCAATGAAAATAAAGTGCAATGACAGTTCTTGGAAAGACTGAtaactggaatattttttttcattgagaaaATATCTCCCCCCAATCAAAATAATTCTTGTGTCATTATAATGTTGAAAGTCCCTTTATTCCCtacttctccttttctccatccccTGATAAAGTCACTTTGAACTGTTTGGTGTATATAGCACTGAATTTGAATGCTGCTTCTTGCTATAGAGCAAAGTTGCAGTGAAAATGTTGCTGGACACCTTTTCACagatgcaaatttttttttaattggagtataattgctttacaatgttgtgttagtttctgatgcacagagaagtgaatcagccatatgcatacacacatcccctccctcttggacctccctcccccaccccatcccacccaaccaggccatcacagagcaccgagctgagctccctgtgctgtatagcaggttcccattagctatctattttacacatggcagtgtatttatgtcaaacctactctcccagttcatcccaccctccctttcccccactgtgtctacacgtccgttctctacgtctgcctttctattcctgccctgcaaataggttcatctgtaccatttttctagattccacacatatgcattaatatacgagatttgtttttcctctttctgacttacttcacacagatgcaaatttaaattcacagggtgaggggacttccctggcggtccagtggttaaggctccatgcttcTATTGCAGGGGCCACAGAttcaatccctgttcggggaactaagatcctgcatgctgcatggcgaggccaaaaacaaacaaacaaaaccatgcAGTGTGTGTGTAGCTGCTGAGCCAAACGTCAGAAAGTGCAGGAGATAAAGAATCTTTTATCCTGATTTGCAGCTTTAATagtgtgaaaaaaaatcttacaatagAATAAAATTTGATTCATGTTTAGGGACCTTTAAACAATGCAGAGCATCATGGACTAGACAAGTTCAGGTGTGGATCATGGCTCTGCCCTTAACTAGCTGCATAAActcaggcaagttacttctccatgcctcagtttcctcatccataaaatggggatagctGTAGTACGTACCTCATCAGTGCTACatacctggcacatggtgagcAATTAATAAATTGTAGCTGGTTATTAATAGTATTGGAATCAGCCCTCTTAACTTGGAAGACAAGCAAGATTGAGGTACATGTTGCCTACAGGTAGTGCTTGTTTGGGCAGGTCAGCATCACTCACAATAGTTTTGTACTTTGGGTGCGTGTCCTCTGGGTATACGGTAGTCCCCCTTGCAGCGATGGCCTGGGAGGCAGGAGTCGAGTCCTGGTCCTCGCCCAACTCTCTGTATGACCTTGACCAATTAGCTTCCCAGCTCAGAGGCTCCATTTCCTCACAGTGACATGAGGAAATTGGACCAGATCAGTGGGTCCCAATCTCGGCTCCACCGTGAAGCCcttttggtaactttttttttcttctgtgggtcctgtatttaaaaaaattttttttattaaatagaaaCTCATATTTTTGAGTCAAAATAGAAAACTGTTGATCAGATTGAGGAAGAAATAAGGTAATTAACCATCTAAAAAGACATAATTTcagccaaaagggaaaaaattatttttgtcttaagataaatttacaatttttgagttctttttttttaatatgcaaagGGACAAGGCCACCCTGTAGTACATGCACAGAGCCCTAGGCTTTAGAACATctggattgggacttccctggcagtccactggttaagactctgggcttccactgcagggggcacaggttcagtccctggtcggggaactaagatcctgcatgctgcgtggcgtggccaaaaaagaaaaaaaaaaaaaaaaaagaaaacagaaaaaaaaccccagaatgtCTGGATTTAATAATATCTGATCtcctttccagctctgaaattctgTAACTCTATGTCCTGGAACATATTTCAACTGTTTTCAGTGATTATAGAGCTTCGCTTTACAGTATAATGCTGGCTTCACTCGTGATTTTGTTTGATGCCAACTTGTTGGGCAGAAATGCAACCCCTCGTTATGGCCTTGTTCTCAGAGGGAAGTAGGATCTGTTTTAAGGGTGCAGGTATGTGTTTGTGTTGAAAGCAGGAATGACACTCTTGGCTGCAAGTACCACTGGGCCCAGAGAGAGTTCCAGAGAGACGGTTCCTGGCTGGGAGGCTTGCAGGGGGCCCTGCAGCCTGAGGGTGTGCTCAGTCTATTGGGACCCTGCACCCATGGAGGTGCTTGGATCCCTCCAGAGGCACATTTACAGAGGGGTGCTCTCCTTTGGTCCTCTCTGCAAAACAGAGGGTAGGTACAGTCTTGTGTTCACCCAGGAAAACAGGGAGGCTGTCCAACTAGAACCCACTTGATAATACTAGCCTCCATTTATT
Protein-coding regions in this window:
- the ZNF408 gene encoding zinc finger protein 408 isoform X2, with amino-acid sequence MEEAEELPLEWERLQFAPDPRLGPDSGWSPSREGCAQGLKDLSPGPTRAILALKSLPRGLALGPSLIKEQRLGVWCVGEPLQPGLLWGPLEEESVSEQKGHGVKPKQKEDVSLGPWGDVCACEQSSGWTSLVQRGRLEGEGNVAPVRISERLHLQVYRVVLPGFELLMWPQPPSEGLSPTQPRLEEEASLAVVTEVESAVQQEVASPREDAAEPCTDPGHQSQPRIQAVSPGLKPRIQDQVSKESEPLGPLPQDGRVDEEDPPQTQMPPEPQSSSTPQQGPESSEASSSSSARGPQLHAYLVRKLRSPSDQRPPRAKTSEPGAQQSGEQQHPGFPACLRSAPGPVGGSPKRGRRYRCAECGKAFLQLCHLKKHAFVHTGHKPFLCTECGKSYSSEESFKAHMLGHRGVRPFPCPQCTKAYGTRRDLREHQVVHSGARPFACDQCGKAFARRPSLRLHRKTHQVPATPAPCPCPVCGRPLANQGSLRNHMRLHTGEKPFLCPHCGRAFRQRGSLRGHLRLHTGERPYRCPHCAEAFPQLPELRRHLISHTGEAHLCPVCGKALRDPHTLRAHERLHSGERPFPCPQCGRAYTLATKLRRHLKSHLADKPYRCPTCGMGYTLLQSLKRHQLSHQPEAPSSPPCVPPASSEPTVVLLQTEPELLDTCSERGGSPAPDVFEVTLSESQDKCFVVPEEPGPAPSLVLIHKDVGFSTWAEVVEVETGT
- the ZNF408 gene encoding zinc finger protein 408 isoform X3, whose product is MAVSFILILQDYLEQKLKKHSLVQRGRLEGEGNVAPVRISERLHLQVYRVVLPGFELLMWPQPPSEGLSPTQPRLEEEASLAVVTEVESAVQQEVASPREDAAEPCTDPGHQSQPRIQAVSPGLKPRIQDQVSKESEPLGPLPQDGRVDEEDPPQTQMPPEPQSSSTPQQGPESSEASSSSSARGPQLHAYLVRKLRSPSDQRPPRAKTSEPGAQQSGEQQHPGFPACLRSAPGPVGGSPKRGRRYRCAECGKAFLQLCHLKKHAFVHTGHKPFLCTECGKSYSSEESFKAHMLGHRGVRPFPCPQCTKAYGTRRDLREHQVVHSGARPFACDQCGKAFARRPSLRLHRKTHQVPATPAPCPCPVCGRPLANQGSLRNHMRLHTGEKPFLCPHCGRAFRQRGSLRGHLRLHTGERPYRCPHCAEAFPQLPELRRHLISHTGEAHLCPVCGKALRDPHTLRAHERLHSGERPFPCPQCGRAYTLATKLRRHLKSHLADKPYRCPTCGMGYTLLQSLKRHQLSHQPEAPSSPPCVPPASSEPTVVLLQTEPELLDTCSERGGSPAPDVFEVTLSESQDKCFVVPEEPGPAPSLVLIHKDVGFSTWAEVVEVETGT